The proteins below are encoded in one region of Tessaracoccus aquimaris:
- a CDS encoding substrate-binding domain-containing protein, whose product MTVSRVLNNHPSIRPGTRQRVLDAIEELNFRPNSAARALATQRNRRIGVLIDASSAYGPSSTLRGIELAAGEEDYSVTSVSVPSEEQGGMQSAVDHLTAQGVDALCVIAPRSSSLATLRQLDIGLPVLAIKAEGDPNFLTTAVDQQQGAILVVDHLAELGHRDILHLAGPLDWFDARARERAFHARIREWKLRERPIVVGDWSADFAYDYAASLKRRPEYTAIFAANDEMALGLIHGFAERGIAVPDELSIVGFDDLPLTAHFLPPLTTVRQDFHLLGTKVVAALISAAEGREVPRRTRLPVELKVRQSSARPRAAS is encoded by the coding sequence ATGACGGTCTCGCGCGTCCTGAACAATCACCCGAGCATCCGTCCCGGCACCAGGCAGCGGGTGCTCGACGCCATCGAGGAGCTCAACTTCCGGCCGAACAGCGCGGCGCGGGCCCTCGCGACGCAACGCAACCGGCGCATCGGGGTGCTCATCGACGCGTCAAGCGCCTACGGGCCGAGCAGCACACTTCGAGGGATCGAACTGGCCGCGGGCGAGGAGGACTACTCGGTCACCTCGGTGAGCGTTCCCTCCGAGGAGCAGGGTGGCATGCAGTCCGCCGTGGACCACCTGACGGCCCAGGGAGTCGACGCGTTGTGCGTGATCGCGCCGCGGTCCTCCTCCCTCGCGACGCTGCGCCAACTCGACATCGGGCTGCCGGTGCTCGCCATCAAGGCCGAGGGCGACCCCAACTTCCTCACGACGGCCGTCGACCAGCAGCAGGGCGCGATCCTCGTGGTCGACCACCTCGCCGAACTGGGGCACCGCGACATCCTGCACCTGGCGGGCCCTCTCGACTGGTTCGACGCCCGCGCCCGCGAGCGCGCCTTCCACGCCCGGATCAGGGAATGGAAGCTCAGGGAACGGCCCATCGTGGTGGGGGACTGGTCCGCCGACTTCGCCTACGACTACGCCGCCTCCCTGAAGCGGCGCCCCGAGTACACGGCCATCTTCGCGGCCAACGACGAGATGGCGCTCGGCCTGATCCACGGTTTCGCAGAGCGCGGCATCGCGGTGCCCGACGAGCTCAGCATCGTCGGCTTCGACGACCTTCCCCTGACGGCGCATTTCCTCCCGCCGCTGACCACTGTGCGCCAGGACTTCCACCTGCTCGGCACCAAGGTGGTCGCGGCGCTGATCTCCGCCGCAGAGGGTCGTGAGGTGCCGCGCCGCACCAGGCTCCCCGTCGAGCTCAAGGTGCGCCAGTCGAGCGCCCGGCCGCGGGCCGCGTCGTGA
- a CDS encoding ABC transporter ATP-binding protein: protein MLKLDNVTKRFFPGTVNERVALDGLSLTLNEGDFVTVIGSNGAGKSTMLNVISGRYPVDGGKVLINDRDVTKLGEHKRATWVARVFQDPMAGTAPHLTIEENLAIAFERGRARGLGMAVTAAKRAEYRVALATLELGLEDRLQMRVGMLSGGQRQALSLLMATYVHPDILLLDEHTAALDPSRAELITRLTGEAVERNNLTALMVTHNMDQAITLGNRLIMMHEGRVVLEVDEDAKRSITADALLAEFSKIKGATLSDRTLLD from the coding sequence ATGCTGAAACTCGACAACGTCACCAAGCGCTTCTTCCCCGGCACCGTCAACGAGCGGGTCGCCCTCGACGGGCTTAGCCTGACGCTGAACGAGGGCGACTTCGTCACCGTGATCGGCTCGAACGGGGCGGGCAAGTCGACCATGCTCAACGTCATCTCGGGGCGTTACCCCGTCGACGGCGGCAAGGTGCTGATCAACGACCGCGACGTCACCAAGCTGGGCGAGCACAAGCGCGCGACCTGGGTCGCCCGGGTGTTCCAGGATCCGATGGCGGGCACCGCCCCGCACCTGACGATCGAGGAGAACCTCGCCATCGCCTTCGAGCGGGGCCGCGCGCGCGGCCTCGGGATGGCGGTCACGGCGGCCAAGCGCGCCGAGTACCGGGTCGCCCTCGCCACCCTCGAACTGGGCCTGGAGGACCGACTGCAGATGCGCGTCGGGATGCTCTCCGGCGGGCAGCGGCAGGCCCTCAGCCTGCTGATGGCGACCTACGTGCACCCCGACATCCTGCTGCTCGACGAGCACACCGCCGCCCTTGACCCGTCGCGCGCCGAACTGATCACCCGACTGACCGGTGAGGCCGTCGAGCGCAACAACCTGACGGCGCTGATGGTCACGCACAACATGGATCAGGCCATCACGCTCGGCAACCGGCTCATCATGATGCACGAGGGCCGCGTGGTGCTCGAGGTCGACGAGGACGCGAAGCGGAGCATCACCGCCGACGCCCTCCTCGCGGAGTTCTCCAAGATCAAGGGCGCCACGCTCTCGGACCGCACGCTGCTCGACTGA
- a CDS encoding ABC transporter permease, whose translation MYIALELGFLYAVMALGVYLTYRVLDFPDLTVDGSFTTGAATCAMMIVGGLPVPVAMAGGVVAGMLAGAITGALHVWGRINPLLAGILTQIALYSINLRIMGNKANVPLLRETTAFTWLKDHSLMRSWVSVAILAGVALIVAALLYWFLGTSYGVALRATGDNELMARSQGINTGASKIVGLMISNGIVGLCGTLVVQHQGFADISMGIGIIVAGLASVIVGQAIFGMTAVWQAILAVVAGSVIYRVVIQLALGAEWFTANDMKLISAVLVVLALVLPQWGPLKRLRIKRRREKAVAEGVS comes from the coding sequence ATGTACATCGCCCTGGAACTCGGCTTCCTGTACGCCGTCATGGCGTTGGGGGTCTACCTCACGTATCGGGTGCTCGACTTTCCCGACCTGACGGTGGACGGCTCGTTCACGACCGGTGCGGCCACCTGCGCCATGATGATCGTGGGCGGGCTGCCGGTTCCGGTGGCGATGGCAGGCGGCGTCGTCGCGGGCATGCTCGCGGGTGCCATCACGGGTGCGCTGCACGTCTGGGGCAGGATCAACCCGCTGCTCGCCGGCATCCTGACCCAGATCGCGTTGTACTCCATCAACCTGCGCATCATGGGCAACAAGGCGAACGTCCCGCTGCTGCGCGAGACCACCGCCTTCACCTGGCTGAAGGACCACTCGCTGATGCGCTCGTGGGTGTCGGTGGCGATCCTCGCGGGCGTCGCGCTGATCGTCGCGGCGCTGCTGTACTGGTTCCTCGGCACCAGCTACGGCGTCGCGCTGCGCGCCACCGGCGACAACGAACTGATGGCCCGATCCCAGGGCATCAACACCGGCGCCTCCAAGATCGTCGGCCTGATGATCTCCAACGGCATCGTCGGGCTCTGCGGCACGCTCGTCGTGCAGCACCAGGGCTTCGCCGACATCTCGATGGGCATCGGCATCATCGTCGCGGGCCTCGCGTCCGTGATCGTCGGCCAGGCCATCTTCGGCATGACGGCGGTGTGGCAGGCGATCCTCGCGGTCGTGGCGGGCTCCGTCATCTACCGCGTGGTGATCCAACTCGCGCTCGGCGCCGAGTGGTTCACCGCCAACGACATGAAGCTGATCTCCGCGGTGCTCGTGGTGCTTGCGCTGGTGCTGCCCCAGTGGGGCCCGCTGAAGCGGCTGCGGATCAAGCGCAGGCGCGAGAAGGCCGTCGCGGAAGGGGTCAGCTGA
- a CDS encoding ABC transporter substrate-binding protein, giving the protein MKLKAAALGILAATLLSACGGTTPTSTPSADAPASEGAKKAVKIGIAQIVTHPALDAVAAGFKDALKEAGYEVTYSEENAQGDQATLSSIASTFASSDNDGYLAIATPTAQALANAITDKPIVFAAVTDPVAAGLMKDWDKPDANLTGVSDLNPMKEQLELIKEALPEAKTVGIVYSSGEVNSEVQVAEAEKAAGDLGLEIKKATVTNSSEVQQAADSLDVDALLVPTDNTVVSAAESVIQIGEQKQIPVFASDESTVERGAAAGLSVNYTQQGKDAAAIMIKLLDGTPASEIPVETQKEFDLFVNPEMGKKQGLELSEAIVSRATKQF; this is encoded by the coding sequence ATGAAGCTCAAGGCCGCCGCCCTCGGCATCCTGGCCGCCACGCTGCTTTCCGCATGCGGCGGTACCACCCCGACCTCGACGCCCTCGGCCGACGCACCCGCCTCGGAGGGCGCCAAGAAGGCCGTCAAGATCGGCATCGCGCAGATCGTCACGCACCCCGCCCTCGACGCAGTGGCCGCAGGGTTCAAGGACGCGCTGAAGGAGGCTGGCTACGAGGTCACGTACTCCGAGGAGAACGCGCAGGGCGACCAGGCGACGCTGAGCAGCATCGCCTCGACGTTCGCGTCCTCCGACAACGACGGCTACCTGGCCATCGCCACCCCGACGGCTCAGGCGCTCGCCAACGCCATCACGGACAAGCCGATCGTCTTCGCCGCCGTCACCGACCCGGTCGCCGCTGGCCTCATGAAGGACTGGGACAAGCCGGACGCGAACCTGACGGGCGTCTCCGATCTGAACCCGATGAAGGAGCAGTTGGAGCTGATCAAGGAGGCGCTTCCCGAGGCGAAGACCGTCGGCATCGTCTACTCCTCCGGTGAGGTGAACTCCGAGGTGCAGGTCGCCGAGGCCGAGAAGGCCGCTGGCGACCTGGGGCTCGAGATCAAGAAGGCCACCGTCACCAACTCCTCCGAGGTTCAGCAGGCCGCCGACTCGCTCGACGTCGACGCCCTCCTTGTCCCGACGGACAACACGGTCGTCTCGGCAGCCGAGTCCGTCATCCAGATCGGCGAGCAGAAGCAGATCCCCGTCTTCGCATCCGACGAGTCAACCGTCGAGCGCGGCGCAGCAGCGGGCCTCTCGGTGAACTACACCCAGCAGGGCAAGGACGCGGCGGCCATCATGATCAAGCTGCTCGACGGCACCCCGGCCTCGGAGATCCCCGTCGAGACCCAGAAGGAGTTCGACCTGTTCGTCAACCCCGAGATGGGCAAGAAGCAGGGCCTCGAACTGTCCGAGGCGATCGTCTCGCGCGCCACGAAGCAGTTCTGA
- the rplQ gene encoding 50S ribosomal protein L17 encodes MPKPTKGARLGGSPTHERMILRNMTSQLIEHGRITTTETKARRVQPFAEKILTKAKRGDLHSRRQVLATLFEKKQVMGEPVKAKDKLVKKLFDEVAPTLEGREGGYTRITKIGPRKGDNAPMAVIEIITEAVAPKAKPAKAKAAKADAPKAEAKEETKVEEEAVEAEVEENDVPADETAIEETEEAAASEEK; translated from the coding sequence ATGCCCAAGCCAACCAAGGGCGCCCGTCTGGGCGGCAGCCCCACGCACGAGCGCATGATCCTGCGCAACATGACCAGCCAGCTCATCGAGCACGGCCGGATCACCACCACCGAGACGAAGGCCCGCCGCGTGCAGCCCTTCGCCGAGAAGATCCTCACCAAGGCCAAGCGCGGAGACCTGCACTCCCGCCGCCAGGTGCTCGCCACCCTCTTCGAGAAGAAGCAGGTCATGGGTGAGCCGGTCAAGGCCAAGGACAAGCTCGTCAAGAAGCTCTTCGACGAGGTCGCCCCGACGCTCGAGGGTCGCGAGGGTGGCTACACCCGCATCACCAAGATCGGCCCCCGCAAGGGCGACAACGCGCCGATGGCTGTGATCGAGATCATCACCGAGGCCGTCGCTCCGAAGGCAAAGCCCGCCAAGGCAAAGGCCGCCAAGGCCGATGCCCCCAAGGCTGAGGCCAAGGAGGAGACCAAGGTCGAGGAAGAGGCCGTCGAGGCCGAGGTCGAGGAGAACGACGTTCCCGCCGACGAGACCGCGATCGAGGAGACCGAGGAGGCCGCGGCCTCCGAGGAGAAGTAA
- a CDS encoding DNA-directed RNA polymerase subunit alpha, with product MLIAQRPTLSEEVVSDFRSRFMIEPLEPGFGYTLGNSLRRTLLSSIPGAAVTSIKIEGNQHEFSTLEGVVEDVTEIILNLKGLVLSSEEDEPVVMYLRKAGAGAVTAGDIQPPAGVEIHNPELHIATLNDNGKLEMELVVERGRGYVSSVQNKNPDAEIGRIPVDSIYSPVLKVTYKVEATRVAQRTDFDRLIIDVETKPSIAPRDAVASAGRTLVELFGLARELNVDAEGIEIGPSPVDEQIAESLNLPVEDLELSVRSYNCLKREGIHTVGELVARSEEDLLDIRNFGSKSIDEVKETLAGLGLALRDSHPGFDPLQAIERYDEDSDDADFAETEQY from the coding sequence ATGCTCATCGCACAGCGCCCCACCCTCTCCGAAGAGGTCGTCTCCGACTTCCGTTCGCGGTTCATGATCGAGCCGCTGGAGCCGGGCTTCGGCTACACGCTTGGCAACTCGCTGCGTCGCACCCTGCTGTCGTCCATTCCGGGCGCGGCCGTGACCAGCATCAAGATCGAGGGCAACCAGCACGAGTTCTCCACCCTGGAGGGCGTCGTCGAGGACGTCACCGAGATCATCCTCAACCTCAAGGGCCTCGTGCTGTCTTCTGAGGAGGACGAGCCCGTGGTCATGTACCTGCGTAAGGCCGGCGCCGGCGCCGTCACCGCTGGCGACATCCAGCCCCCGGCCGGTGTGGAGATCCACAACCCGGAGCTGCACATCGCCACGCTCAACGACAACGGCAAGCTGGAGATGGAACTGGTGGTCGAGCGCGGCCGCGGTTACGTGTCGAGCGTTCAGAACAAGAACCCCGACGCCGAGATCGGCCGCATCCCGGTCGACTCGATCTACTCGCCCGTGCTGAAGGTCACCTACAAGGTTGAGGCCACCCGTGTCGCCCAGCGCACCGACTTCGATCGTCTGATCATCGACGTCGAGACCAAGCCGTCGATCGCGCCGCGCGACGCCGTCGCCTCGGCCGGCCGCACCCTTGTCGAGCTCTTCGGCCTCGCCCGTGAGCTGAACGTCGACGCCGAAGGCATCGAGATCGGCCCGTCGCCCGTCGACGAGCAGATCGCCGAGTCGCTGAACCTTCCCGTTGAGGACCTCGAGCTGTCGGTCCGCTCCTACAACTGCCTCAAGCGCGAGGGCATCCACACCGTTGGTGAGCTCGTCGCCCGCAGCGAAGAGGACCTGCTCGACATCCGCAACTTCGGCTCCAAGTCGATCGACGAGGTCAAGGAGACCCTCGCGGGCCTCGGCCTCGCGCTGCGCGACTCGCACCCGGGCTTCGACCCGCTGCAGGCGATCGAGCGCTACGACGAGGATTCCGACGACGCGGACTTCGCCGAGACCGAGCAGTACTGA